The Candidatus Ozemobacteraceae bacterium genome segment GTCTATAGTAACACCTTCGGGTCTTCGAGTCAACACCCTTTTTCAAAAAAAGTTTCACATCGAATCCAAAGATGCCTCCTGAACGTTCCTATTGATGTTTCCAGCTTTCTTGGAGTATAAGATATTCATACATACCGTCCTGGGGGAAGACACATGCGTACACTGCTCAAAGCCCCATTCGCCATTATCCTCTGTCTCGGAACGCTGACATCGTCCGCGCCTGCTTTCTCCTCGGATGACGAGCAGCTTCTCGCCATTCCGTCCGCCATTTCCGAGCCAGCAACGAGCCCCGCAACGACTCCCGTCGCCGAGCCTCTGTCAGAAACGCTGATCGGCCTTCCCACGGAACAGGCGCTCAGGCAGCCTCCCCGACAGCAGGTGAAGCCGACGACGGACCCGGAATCCCTGATCCCCCTCCCCTCCGAAACGAAGTCGACGGACGGCAACGCTTCTTCGGCAGTCCAGCCCAACCAGGATCAGCCTCCGATCGTCATTTCCACCCCCGGAGAGGACGCCGAAATTGTCATCAGCGGCCAGGCGCCGACGATGGCCGACCAGCCGCAGACGGGGACGAAAACCGGGCTGCCGGTTTTCCCGAAGGACACCAGTTCGGCGATCTTCATGGTCATGAAAACTTGGGAGTGCGACAATTACGACGGTCGCACGCTTCTGGAACACGCCATCAGCGTGTATGGCAAGGAATCGGAAGACGCGTTCTCGGTGAAGGGGATGGACGCGCTCTCGCCCTTCAAGGTCACGCTCAAGGAGAGCGATATCACCCTCGACGAACTGCTTGACGTCGTTTCCCAGAAAGCTCGTATCGACTGGGGGGTGGACATCGAGCAGAAAACCATTTATTTCTATCCAACTCACCTGCAATGATCCGGAGGAGCTTCGATGACTGACCAGGAATGCCAGAATGACGTCGAACAAGGAAACGCCGCGCTGACATCGGGCAATTTCGCCGTGGCCCTTGCCTGCTACCTGCGAGCTCTCGACAAACAACCGAACGATGCCCGCATCAATTCGAAGGTTGGCGTCGCCTATTACAAACTGAAGAATTATCCCTTCGCCATCAAGCACCTGGAATATGCCGCCGAACTAAAACAGGGAGACCGGGATATTTTATACACGCTGGGGCTCGTTTACATCAAAGCCGGAGAAAAAACCAAAGCCATGTCGATGTATGACCGGCTGAAGAAAATCAGCGTCGACAAGGCCGAGGAGCTGTATAAAGCTATTTACAGCTGACCACCGGGCGGGACGTCAGACACCAAGCCAGCCTCGAGCTATCCAGGACTCTGCAAGGCGGTCGTATTCCTCTTCGAGCATCGCATACTGGATCTGGTCCTGCCAGGAACCAGCGATGAAGAGTTCGCGGCGATGCAGGCCCTCCCGGATGAACCCGAGACGCTCCACCAAGTGCTTCGAGCGGTGGTTCTTCGGCTGAATACCCGCCCAGATTCTGTGCAGGCGAACCTCTTCAAAGGCGAACGAGACGAGCGTCGCGAGGGCTTCCGTCATCATTCCCCTGCCGGCGTGGCGCTGGTCGATCCAGTATCCAACGCCCGCGGAACGTATTATGCCCCACTGCACCGTATGAAGGGCTATTCGCCCGACAAGCGGGCCACAGGCATCTCCGCGTCGACGAGTTCCGACGTCACCGCCGTTGAGGCGTTCGGGCGCGGGGGCCCGCAGGAAAATGCCGAGATCGAGCCTCGTACCGCGTTTTGCTTCCTGGTTTTCCAGGAAGATGCTGCGGCGCACGTCGGTCTCGGAGAATCCCTCCGGCACGGTCGGCATCCAGGGAGCCAGCCATCGGCGGTTGGTTTCGAGCAGTCGTTCGAGTTCGGGCGCCTGTCGTGCGGAAAGCCGCGCGAGCATGATCCGCTTCCCGTAGAGGCGTCTGCCCGGAGGGATCCATTGGCCGAAATGCATCCCGACGGAACTTCTCTTACCCATACCCTGGAGCATATCACGTCTCCGGCAGCGGACGAACTTATTTCGCTCCGCCGGAATTCGCCGCCGGCGTCTCAGGCAGAAAGAGAATCGCCGACCCGGCCTTCCGGATCGGCGATAGTATCGCTAGCGATATACAAATGTCATGCGCCGGGAGGACGGACCACGTAGCGTGGAATCCAGCCGTCATAGTAGCCGGCAACCGGATGGATCGCGCCGTGATGCGCGCTGGAGCTGTTCGACATGCACATGCCGTTTCCAAGATAGACGCCCACGTGGTCACTCGGGCTCCAGAAAATGACGTCACCCGGTTTCATCAGGGCTGTCTGGATTTTTCCGGAATCAGGGTTTCCGTTCGAGGGAACCTTCGCCCAGCCGAACTCATTCATCAGGCGCCTGGTGAGGTTCACCGCAACCAGTTCTTCCCATCCCTGGGGAACCATGCCGGCAGCACGCAACACTCTCGACATAAGCCATGCACAGGCAACGTTTCCACCGCCTGGTCCGCTTCTGGAGCTGTATCCATCGAACTGACGGCCTGCGGCGACCATCTTGGCAGCGCTTTCGGAATACAACTGGTTTTTCAGAGACGCGATGCGGCCTCGGATGGCATCCATGCTGGAGGCGGCCACTCCGCCCTTCGCCATCTTGCTCAGAAGCCCCGGGTTCGTTGTTTTCCCGGTTTTCGTATCTTTGCACAGCTTGTCCAGATACGCGATGGCTTCGGCGGAACGCTTGTAATCTCCGCTTTTGAGATAGGCCTCGAGCTGGGCGAGGATCTTTTCGACCGTGTCGTGCGCCGTTCGGGCTTCGGGGGTTGCCGATGCGAGCGGGTCACCCGGCGGTGTCGGCTCGGGACCGATGGCGTTCGACTGCTCGAAGGTCGGAATCTGGATATCGTTGGATATCGCCGTCGAATCGACCTTGCCGGTGAATGGGTTCTGGGCCCAGGCGGGAGCGAGACAAAACACGACCAGCGCGGATACCATCAGCGATTTTCGCCACAACATACGTGCAACCTCCTGACGAACGGAGCGGATTTTCTTCTAAGCATTGTACCCGATTCCCCCCGGGGGGGCGGAAGAGAGGCATCGCAACATTTCTCGGACCTGCCATGCGCGCAACAGACGCCGACAGCGGCACGACTCAGGAATGGGGCTCCAGCGTTCCCCGGCGAAGGTGGATCTTTCTCGAGCAGAGTTCGTCGGCAAGCCACTCTTCGTGCGTCACGAGGAGGAGAGCGCCGCCGTTTCCAATGAAGGCGCGGAGGAGAAGAATGACGGGGCGAAGGGTCATCCTGTCGAGATGTGACAGAGCTTCATCGATCAGGAGGAGATCCGGCCGGACGGCCAATGCCCTGCCGAGCGAGACCCGGGCTGCTTCCCCTCCCGACAGGTTTCGCACCGGTTGGCCGAACATGGGCAACAGGCCGAGGGTCTCTCCAAGCCGTTCCGCGCGTTCTCGTCGTTCTTCGGCGGGAACGCCCCGGATTCGCATTCCAAACTCGATATTCATGCGGACCGTTCCGTCGAACAGATACGGCCGCTGAAACGTGAGAATCGGCGTTTTCCATGCGTGGTCGACGACGCCTGCATCCGGCGAGGCGAGGCCGGCCATGATTCTGAGGAGCGTCGATTTTCCCGAACCGGAAGCGCCCATCAGGGCCGTTCCGCCGGACATCTCGAGCGTTGCCGAGAGGTTGTCGAACAGAATGCGTTCCTCGAACCGCACCGATAAACCGCGGATTTCGACGGGCGGAAGTTGCGGGAACACCCGGTCCGGGTCGTTTCGCGTGTCCGATGCCGCGCCGCGCCGGCAATCTGAAGGCGCATGCGGTACCGGGGTGGTCTCCGGAACGAGCCGCCGCCCGCGCCAGGAGATCCGGTACTGCAGATACTGGACGGCAAGGGTGTTCGCAAGCGCAAGAAGCAGGAGGAGCATCCCGAGGGCCATCGCGAGTTCGGTCTCGCCCTTTCCCATCTCGAGCGCCATCGCGGTCGTGAGGGTGCGAGAACAGCCCTTGATGTTTCCGCCGAGGATCATGGCTGCGCCGAGTTCGGATATCACCCTGCCGAAGCCGACGCAGACGGCGACGGCAAGCGCCCCGCGGCACTCGAGTGCGAGAAGAAAGAGGAGCTGAAAGGGCTTCGCGCCGAGATTTTTCGCGGTTTCCACGAAGTCTCTCGGAACCTGCTGGAGAGCGGATCCTATAAATACCGTCAACAATGGAATAACCAGAAGGAGATCGCCCGCGACGATTGCGGCCGGCGTGTACAAAAGTTCGAGCCCCCCGAGCGGTCCGCGGCGCGACAGCAGGAGGTAGACGATGGTCCCCACGATCACCGTCGGCACCGAGATCATGGTTTGCATCGCGATCAGGATCATCGCGCGGACGCGCGGGCGGCATGCGTGGATCAGCCCGGCAAGGGGAAGCGCCAGGAGAAAACCGAGGATCGTCGCAACGATCGCGATTTTCAGAGAAAGACCGAGGATCGCGAACGTTTCGACATCGAGCCTGGCGAGTCGACCCAATGCCCCTGCTGCGATTTCCGCGAGAAACGCGCCGGAATCAGTCACGACGCCGGAAGTGAGATTTCCTGCACGTCACGGCTGGAAGTAGCGCGCATCGGGATGCAGCGTCTGGAAGCCTGAGACGGAGAGTTCGGGAACCATCTGGCAGGTTTCCGTCAACGAGATGCCGATCCGGTCGGCCTCCAGCAGGCGAAGGACGTCGCGCTGCGCCGTGAGATTCGGACACGCCGGGAAACCGAACGAGAAGCGGAGCGCGCGCGGCGGCACCGCCTGTCCGGCCAGGTCTTTCACGGCCAGCTCTGCCGTCGCCGCAGCCGCGCGCTCTGCCAGCTCGACGCCGAGGCCGTGGATGTGCAGGTAGTCGCGATACTTCTTCGCCTTCATCAGGCCGGCCTCTTTTTCGGCGACCCGTGGGCCGACCGTTGCGGCCCAGAGAACGATCACGTCTTCCCGCGCCGAGGAAAAGAAGTCGGCGACGCACAGTCCCGGCTCGTGCGCCTGGCGCGGGAAGGCGAACAGGGCCTCCGTTCTTCCGGTCTCGTCGAGGATCATGAGCTCGTTTCCGGCGGCTCTGCACCGAAAGAAGCCGTACACGCCGCGGATCTGGAACAGGTCGTCCCGGCGGGCCGCCGCGACGGTCGCTTCGAGGGCCGGTTGCGCCTCTTCCCGGAGGTGCTTTTCATACTCGGAGTCGGAACGATTTCCCTGTTTGTAGCCCCACCTGGCCTGGAACAGGACGCGGGTGTCGAGCCGTTCAAGGAGCGAGTCGAGGGAGTGCGTCACGCGGCGGGTCCCGAAGAACGGGGGATACCAGACGGTCGGCGACTCGAGAACGGATCGGCGGGGGGTTCCGTGCAGGATCGGCACGGGGCGGTCGGGCGTCGGACCTGGACGCGGGGCCGCAGCGCTCACGACGGGGGCGGAAGCGGATGCCTCTGCGGCACCGGCTTTGACGATCCCGTCCATGATGCGAAGGCCATCGAAGGCGTCGGCGGCGTATTGCACGCGCTCTCCGTAGATGGTCCGGAGGTCGGACTCGACATACTCGCGCGTCAGGGCCGCCCCGCCGAGGATCACGGAGGGCCGCAGACCGCGGCGGAGGAGCTCCTCGAGGTTTTCCTTCATGATCTGAGTCGAGCGCACGAGCAGGCCGCTCATGCCGATGATGTCGGCGCCGTGTTCCTGCGCCGCCCGGATCATCGTATCTATATCGACCTTTATACCAAGGTCGATGACGCGGTACCCGTTGTTCTCGAACAGGATTTTCACGAGATTCTTTCCGATATCGTGGACGTCGCCGCTGACGGTCGCGAGGATGATGGCGGGCCCCTGACCGGCGTCCTTGCGGCTGAGGTGGGGTTTGAGCAGGCCGACGGCGGCGCGTACGATCTCGGCCGACTGGAGGACGAAGGGCAACTGCATCTCGCCGCGCCCGAACAGTTCGCCGACCTCGCGCATGGCCGCGATCAGGTGATCGGTGATGATCGTTTCGGGGGCGATCTCATGGCGCATCGAGTCGAGGATCGCCTCGATGCCGGTGCGGTCGCCGTCGAGCACCTTGTCGCGAATCATCTCCGCGGGCGTGCGGTTCCGGTCGGTATCCGCACGGCCGGCCCGTGTTTTGGCGGCGCCGGCGAACGCCTGCATGTATGCCCCGAGATCGGAACCGTCGCGGGAGGCGTCGTGAAGCAGGTTCAGGGCGAGTTCCCGTTCGCGGGGAGGGATCTTGAAGGGCGGGAGAATTCCCGCGGGGTTGACGATCGCCATTTTCAGGCCATTCGCGACGGCCTCGGAGAGGAACACGCTGTTCAGCACCTCGCGGGCTTCGGGAGCGAGGCCGAACGAGACGTTGCTGACGCCGAGAATCGTGAAACAGCGCGGGAACTCGGTCGAAACGGCTTTCACGGCATCGAGGGTTTCGCGGGCGGAGGCGCGAAGTTCGGGGTCGCCGCTTCCGACCGTGAACGTGAGGGTGTCGAAGACAAGATCCTCGTCGCGCAGGCCGAATTCGCGGGTGAGGACGTCGTGGAGACGACGCACGACGGCGAGCTTCCGTTCGAGGGTCCGGGCCATGCCCTTTTCATCTATAGCAAGACATATAAGAGCCGCACCGTAGTCACGGGCGAGTCCGGCGACCGTGCGGAGCTTCACGCCTCCGTCCTCCAGGTTGACGGAGTTGATGACGCAGCGGCCGCCGTGGCGCTGGAGGACCGCCTCGATGACGGCGGGGTCGGTCGAGTCGATCATGAGCGGCAGTTTCACCTGTTTGGCGAAGCGGGGCGCCAGTTCGCACATGTCGGTGATCTCGCTCCGGCCGACGTAGGCGGTCGAGAGGTCGATCAGATGGGCTCCACCGCGGGCCTGTTGTTTGCCCATGGCGGTCATGCCCTCCCAGTCGTTCGCGAGGAGGAGGTCGCGGAACATGCGGGAGCCGTTGGCGTTGGTGCGCTCGCCAACGAGGCAGGGGGGCGGCTCCTGGATGAAACCGACGGAGCCGTACATACTGGCCGCCGAAGCAACCGGCCTGACATCGCGGTTTTTAGGCGATATCGGGCCCACGGCAGCGGCGACGGCGGCGAGATGTTCGGGGGTCGTTCCGCAGCAGCCGCCGACGACGTTCACGCCGTATTCCTCGACGAACCGCTTCTGGAAGGCGCCGAACTCGGCGGGCGGCAGGCGGTAGACCGGTTTGCCGTCGACGTTCTCGGGCAGGCCGGCGTTGGGCATGACGGAGACGGCCTTGCCGGACGATTCGGCCAGAACCTTCACGTGGCGCATCATTTCGAGCGGCCCGGTGGCGCAGTTGATGCCGATCACGTCGATCATGCCGAACGGTTCGAGCACGGACTGGACGGCCCCGATATCGCTTCCCATCAGCATCGTGCCGGCGGCCTCGAGAGTGACCGAGACCATGACGGGGCGGCGGGCGCCTTCCTGGCGGAACAGGCGCGCCAGGGCGTTGAGGGCGGCCTTCACTTGGAGGAGGTCCTGGCAGGTTTCGACGACGAAGATGTCGGCACCGGCGTCCCACAGGCTGCGCACCTGTTCGACGTAGATAGCGGCCATCTCCTCGAAACCGATGTGGCCGAGGCTCGGGAGTCTGGAGGTCGGGCCGATCGAGGCGGCGACGAAGCGTTGTTCCCCGGGGCAGCCCGTCTCGAGCGCCTCGCGGGCGATGCGAACGGCGGCCTTGTTTATAGCATCAACTTTATTTTCGAGGCCGTATTCCGCGAGCGTGAGGCGGTTGGCCCCGAACGTGTTGGTCTCGACGGCGCGGCAGCCGGCGGCCACGAAATCGGCGTGCACCTTCCGGACGGCGTGGGGCGCGAAGAGGTTGAGCGCCTCGTTGCAGCCGTCGAAGCCGCCGAAATCCGCCGTCGTCAGCTGCTGGCGCTGGAGGTTGGTTCCCATCGCGCCGTCGAAGACGAGGATGCGTTCGCGAAGGTGAGCGAGGAATCGTTCGGGAGTGATCATCGGGCGGTTCCTTTCGGGGTTCGGGCAGGTCAGCGCTCGACGGCTTCGAGCACGCGGATGACGTTCGCGACGCGGCCGAAGGGGACGCTGATCTGAACCCCCTGAACGAGCGGCCTGATCTTTCTGAGGGCCTCGATGGCGATGCTGATACCCTCCTCACGCTGGGCCTCGGGCGTGGCGGCTGCACGCATGCGGGCCATGATCGACTCGGGAACGGAGGCGCCCGGCACCTCGTTGTTCATGAACTCGGCGTTCTTGAGGCTCGACAGCGGCCAGATTCCGGCAAGAACAGGGATTCGGACGTGCGAGATGCGTTCGAGGAAGCGTTCGAGCAGGGCTGGGTCGAAGACGGGCTGGGTGATGGCGAACTCGGCGCCGGCGTCCACCTTCCATTCGAACCGGCGGATTTCCTGGTCGAGATCGATGGCGCCGGGGTTCGCCCCCACGCCGATGAGCAGGGCCGAGGGTTTGCCGATCGGGTTGCCGCCGAGATCACGGCCGTGATTGAGCTGGAACACGACGTTCGTGAGGCCGATCGAGTCGATATCGAAAACGGCCGTCGCTTCGGGATAATTGCCCATCTTGGGCGGGTCGCCGGTAATGCAGAGGATGTTGCGAAGGCCCAGCGCGTGCGCACCGAGCAGGTCGGACTGTATGCCGAGAATGTTGCGATCGCGACAGCAGTAATGGAGGACGGTCTCGATGCCGACGTTCTTCTCGATCAGCACGGCAAGCGACATCGGGCTCATGCGGGCCGAGGCGCGAGGGCCGTCGGGAATATTGATCGCATCGACGCCGGCTTCCTTCAGCTGTCGGGCGAGATCGACGGTTTTTTCCGGATCGCAGCCCTTCGGCGGGGTAAGTTCGGCGCTGACGACGAAACGGCCGTGCGCAATCTTCTCGGCAAACCGCGATTTCGCCTCGATGGGAACGGCCTTGATTTCGGGAAGTTCGCTCTCGGGCGCCCTGGCCTGAGCCGGCACGACGACGATCTTGCGCTGAGGCGGCTCGAGGGCCTTCACCGCATTGCGCACCCACCGGATATGTTCGGGGGTCGTTCCGCAGCAGCCGCCGATGAAGCGGACGCCGACCTGGATGAACCGTTTCGCGTACTCGCCGAAGTAGGCGGGGTTGCAGAGATAGATCATGCGTCCGTCGACGGAGCGCGGCATACCGGCGTTCGGCTGGACGATGAGGGGTTTGCGACAGATCTGGTGGATGCGCTCGATCGCATCGAACATCGCCTTGGGGCCGACGGAGCAGTTGAGACCGATGATGTCGGCGCCCCAGCCCTCGAGTTTCGGGGCAAACACGTCGGGAGCGGTTCCGTAGAGAGCGTTCCCATCCTCGTTGATCGTCATCGAGGCGACGATCGGTTTGTCCGTGAGCCTGCGCACGGCGCGGATCGCCTGGTGGATCTCGTTCAGATCGTAAAACGTCTCGAGGATGAACAGGTCGACGCCGCCGGCAAGCAGTCCTTTCACCTGCTCGGAGAAAGCCTCTTCGGCCTCTTCCACGGAGGTCTTGCCCCAGGGTTCGAGGCGGATGCCGAGCGGTCCGATCGAGCCCGCGACGTAGACCTTGTCGCCGGCGACCTGGCGCGCGATCTTGACGCCCTGGAAGTTGATGGCTTCGATCTTATCAGCGAGGCCATGGGGGGTCAATTTGAACCGGTTCGCGCCGAAGGTGTTGGTTTCGATGACCATCGCCCCGGCGTCGATGTATTCGCGATGCACCTGCTGGACGAGGCTGGGGTTCGAGAGGTTCAGTTCGTCGTACACCTGGTTGAGGTAGATGCCTTTGGCATACAGCATCGTGCCCATCGCGCCGTCGAATACGACGGGATGTTCTTCGTAGAAAGCGCGAAAATCCGGAAGAGGCATGTCAGATCCTCCAAAAAAGGTGCCTCATATTGGGGGAAGACCCCATCCCCTGTCAAGAGAGAAACTCGGAACCGGATTCCATCACGTCGCCGTTCGTGCTGAGCCTGTCGAAGCACGAAAGCCGTTCACTCTTCGACAAGCTCAGGATGAACGGCTGGATTTCTATCGCCGCTCTGCGCTTCGCGAGGCTGTAAGCCGTCTCGCGCGCGAGGAAGGAACCGTGATACACTGAATCTCGTATCACCAGGAGGTGCCTTCCAGAGATGGCCTATGCCCCTGACCCCATCAACGTTCTTTCGCTCGATCTGCCGGCGTTCATCATCGGCATCGGATTTCACGAATTCTGCCACGCGTTTGCGGCCGACCGGCTGGGCGATCCGACGCCGCGCGAGGAAGGCCGGGTCAGCCTCAATCCCATCGAGCACCTCGATCCCATCGGAACGGCGCTTCCCATGTATCTCGCCCTGACCGGGGCGCCGCTCGCGTTCGGCTGGGGGAAGCCGGTCATCGTCGACCCGACGAGATTCAAAGACCCGGTCCAGGGATACGGAATCGTCTCGATCGCCGGGCCGCTCGGCAACCTGCTGATCTGCATCGCTCTCGGGCTGGTCATGCGTTTTTCGGGCGAAAATTCGGCCGCCCTGCAGTATATGACGACGCCCACCGGCAATTATATATATCGACTTATATTCAGAGTCTTCACGATGAACATGGGGCTGTTCCTGTTCAATCTCCTGCCCATCCCGCCTCTCGACGGGTCGAAGGTCGTGATGTGGCTCGGCGGGGAAAAGGCGCGCGATGCCTACGATGCCGTCCGCCCCTACAGCCTGCTGCTTCTGATCCTGGTGCTCGCGTCGGGAATCGACCGGTATGTCCTGATTCCGATGTTCATCAAGCTGACTCTCCTTCTTTCCGGCCCGGGAATGGCCCAATATGTGTTCTCGCCGGGGGCATTTGTCGCCGACTTTCTCTGACCGCTGTCAAGGGCAGGGAATGCGTCGGAGACGTCGGAACGGTATACTTGAAGAAATGGATTGAAAAAGGAGGCAGGTATGCGCAATCGTCTCATCGCTCTTCTCGCGGTATGTCTCGTTCTCGGGTGTTCGCTCGGCGCGCTCGCCGAAACGCAGCTGTCGTCGGTGAAGCAGAAGGAAACGCCTTATCTCGTCGGCATCGGCTTCGCCCTGAAGTCGCTCGAGGAGTATATTCCTTCGACGCTGCACGTGAACGTCATCCGGCTCACGGATCTCCAGACCGGCCAGGAGACGAAGCCGAGCTTCAAGGCGAAGCTCGAGTTCGGCGCCGACGCGTATCCCGTCAAGATCATCAGCCCCGAGCCCGAGAAGTTCGAGGCCGACATCATGGAGCCCAACGCGAAGGAAAAGGAGCTTGCGACGCCGATCGGCCATATCACGCTGGGCGTTTCTGTTGCGGACGGCAAGCCCATCGCGACCGGCACGCTTCGCATCAAGACCGCGAACGAAAAGAGTTCAGGCGAGTTCACTCTCCTTCTGAACGCGCTCGCCCTTCCGAACAACGAGAAAAGCGGCACCCGGCTCGAAGGGTCTCAAGGCGCTGACGCTCCGGCCGCAGCCGGTGACACTGCCCGCTGATCCTCGAATTCATCAACCTCTCCGATCCGGTATCGGAGAGGTTTTATCTTCGCTCGCCACGGACATCGGCTGGAGCAGTCCAACGACAAGAACAGCGAATCACTGCGTGTCTCCCCTTATTGAGTCCTGCAGAATGAAAAACAACCGTTCGTCCTGAGCCTGTCGAAGGGCGAAATGAGAAACCATCGGCAAGTTGCTGTTCGTGCTTCGACAGGCTCAGCACGAACGGTATCGAGCATGCACGTGATTGCCGTCTAATTTGAGAGAGGTGAGTAGCACCCCTGAAAATTCCTCCCGGCAGGTTCGATCGAACATGCCGGGAGGGGTTGTCCAAGCAGGAAGGTCGGAACGATCAACGCCCGTAGATATCGCCAAAACGGATGATATCGTCTTCTTCGAGGTATTCGCCATTCTGGACCTCGATTATTTCGAGTGGTATTTTTCCCGGGTTTTCCAGGCGATGTTTCGTCGACTTGGGCACGTAGGCGGATTCGTTCTCGTGGACGAAACGCACCTCATCGCCAATCGTCACGCGGGCGGTTCCGCGCACCACGACCCAGTGTTCCGACCGGTGATAATGCATCTGCAGGCTGAGCCGCTGGCCGGGCACGACCGTGATTCGCTTGATCTTGTGGCGCTCGCCTTCCGAAAGAACGACATACTCGCCCCACGGACGATATCCCGTCGTGTGCTCGGTGGCTTCCTTGCGGCCGGCGTCGCGCAATTGTTTGACGACCTGCCGCACCTGCTGGGAATCGCCACGGCGGGCCACGAGCAGGGCGTCGTCGGTGTCGACGACCAGGCAGTCTTCGAGGCCGATCGTCGCGACAAGCCGCTTGTCACCCATGACGAGCGTGTTCTTCGAGTCGATGGCGATGACGTCGCCTTCGCAGACGTTCCCTGCCGCATCTTTCTCGTGCACCTCGTACAGGGAATCCCAGGAGCCGATATCGTTCCAGGCGGCATGCAGCGGGATCGTGACGACACGTTTCGATTTTTCCATCACGGCGTAATCGATCGAGATATCGGGCATCTCGTTGTAGGCGGGAAGAATCTCGTCGTAGGTCACGCCGAGCCGCGAGGCGACCTCCGGGGCGAGTGCGGCGAGCTCGTCAAGCATGGTTCCGAGGCTGAAGGCGAACATGCCGGAGTTCCAGTAATAGCCGCCTTCGGCGATATACGCCTTCGCCGTCGCTTCGTCAGGCTTCTCGACGAACCGGATCGCCTTGTGGCTGGCAGAGCCGGGTATCGGCTGCTTTTCGCATTGGATGTATCCGTATCCGGTCTCGGGGCGCGACGGCACGACGCCGAACGTCGCGATGAAGCCCTGTTTTGCGGCTTCCTCGGCGGTCCTGACGGCCTTGATGAACTCATCGCCCTGCTGGATGAGATGGTCGGAAGGGGTGACGAGGACGACGTCGTCACGGCTGCAACCCATCTTGTCGAGGCAAAATTTGACGCCGAGCCCGATCGCCGGAGCGGTATTCCGCATGGCGGGCTCGAGAATCAGATGAGGGCATTCCGGCAGTTGCGAATTGACGAAAAACTTGTAGTCGCTTCCCGTCATGACAACAATGTCCTCAAAACCCGCAACGGGCAGAAACCGCTCAGCAGTCTGGCGCATCAGCGACTCCCCGCGATGAATGCGCAGGAACTGTTTGGGAAACAGGGTCCGTGAAAGCGGCCAAAGTCTCGTTCCGGAACCGCCTGCAAGAAGAAGGATCTTCATCATTCGCTCTCCCGTTTTGCGAAGTAGATACAAGCCGATGCACCGCCGTTCAAGCGGCGGAAGTATACCAGATTTTCAGCGCAACACCCACCTCGTGCGCCCTTCGAATTCGAACCTGCCTGTCGAAAAACCGAAGAATGAGGTGTATCGTATCTTCGCATCACCGGAGTGCG includes the following:
- a CDS encoding bifunctional homocysteine S-methyltransferase/methylenetetrahydrofolate reductase, whose translation is MPLPDFRAFYEEHPVVFDGAMGTMLYAKGIYLNQVYDELNLSNPSLVQQVHREYIDAGAMVIETNTFGANRFKLTPHGLADKIEAINFQGVKIARQVAGDKVYVAGSIGPLGIRLEPWGKTSVEEAEEAFSEQVKGLLAGGVDLFILETFYDLNEIHQAIRAVRRLTDKPIVASMTINEDGNALYGTAPDVFAPKLEGWGADIIGLNCSVGPKAMFDAIERIHQICRKPLIVQPNAGMPRSVDGRMIYLCNPAYFGEYAKRFIQVGVRFIGGCCGTTPEHIRWVRNAVKALEPPQRKIVVVPAQARAPESELPEIKAVPIEAKSRFAEKIAHGRFVVSAELTPPKGCDPEKTVDLARQLKEAGVDAINIPDGPRASARMSPMSLAVLIEKNVGIETVLHYCCRDRNILGIQSDLLGAHALGLRNILCITGDPPKMGNYPEATAVFDIDSIGLTNVVFQLNHGRDLGGNPIGKPSALLIGVGANPGAIDLDQEIRRFEWKVDAGAEFAITQPVFDPALLERFLERISHVRIPVLAGIWPLSSLKNAEFMNNEVPGASVPESIMARMRAAATPEAQREEGISIAIEALRKIRPLVQGVQISVPFGRVANVIRVLEAVER
- a CDS encoding site-2 protease family protein, with the protein product MAYAPDPINVLSLDLPAFIIGIGFHEFCHAFAADRLGDPTPREEGRVSLNPIEHLDPIGTALPMYLALTGAPLAFGWGKPVIVDPTRFKDPVQGYGIVSIAGPLGNLLICIALGLVMRFSGENSAALQYMTTPTGNYIYRLIFRVFTMNMGLFLFNLLPIPPLDGSKVVMWLGGEKARDAYDAVRPYSLLLLILVLASGIDRYVLIPMFIKLTLLLSGPGMAQYVFSPGAFVADFL
- a CDS encoding mannose-1-phosphate guanylyltransferase/mannose-6-phosphate isomerase yields the protein MKILLLAGGSGTRLWPLSRTLFPKQFLRIHRGESLMRQTAERFLPVAGFEDIVVMTGSDYKFFVNSQLPECPHLILEPAMRNTAPAIGLGVKFCLDKMGCSRDDVVLVTPSDHLIQQGDEFIKAVRTAEEAAKQGFIATFGVVPSRPETGYGYIQCEKQPIPGSASHKAIRFVEKPDEATAKAYIAEGGYYWNSGMFAFSLGTMLDELAALAPEVASRLGVTYDEILPAYNEMPDISIDYAVMEKSKRVVTIPLHAAWNDIGSWDSLYEVHEKDAAGNVCEGDVIAIDSKNTLVMGDKRLVATIGLEDCLVVDTDDALLVARRGDSQQVRQVVKQLRDAGRKEATEHTTGYRPWGEYVVLSEGERHKIKRITVVPGQRLSLQMHYHRSEHWVVVRGTARVTIGDEVRFVHENESAYVPKSTKHRLENPGKIPLEIIEVQNGEYLEEDDIIRFGDIYGR